TGGGATCGCCGGCCAGCCACCCCAAGCTCACCGTCACACCCTTCATGCACGACCGGCTGGTAGTGATAGTGGCACCCGACGACCCCTGGGCCGCACGCGAGCAGGTGGCGCTGGCCGAGCTGCGCGGGCGCGTACTGCTGACGCGCGAGCCAGGCTCGGCCTTACACGCGTCGGTCGAACGGCTGCTAGGCGCGGCCACGCTGAGTAGCGATAGCGTGATCCTGCTGGGCGAGACCGAGGCAATCAAGCGCAGTGTCGAGGCCGGCCTGGGCGTGGCGCTGGTGCAGGAGATCGCAGTCGAGCGCGAGCTGGCCGCCGGTAACCTGCGCGCACTGGCGCTGCACGGCGCCGACGACACGCGCACCTACAATTATGCGCACCGCGCCGGCCGGGCACTCTCGGCGGCGGCCGATGGCCTGGTGGCGCTGTTGACCTCGCGCGCGCCGGGGTGAGGGCCGATCGCATGGGCACGCGATCAACCAAAAACCCTCCACTTGAAAGGCAAAGGCTACCTTTCAGAGCGGTGAAAATGTGGCGTTCCCATGCGGCGGCTTTGCCGCCGCATGGGAACGCCAATCGGATACCCCCCTCGCCCTGTTTGGGAGAGGGGGGCAGGGGGGTGAGGGCCGATCGCATGGGCACGCGATCAACCAAAAACCCTCCACTTGAAAGGCAAAGGCTACCCCCTAACCTCGCGCGATGTATTGGCGGCCTGGCTAACGCGGCACGGCCTCGAAGCCCGAGACGCCAACCGCGATCGGGTCAGTGTCGGGGTAGCCGAAGTCGGCCGGGTTGCTGGCCGGCTCGGTGCTGGTTAGCTCGAACCAGCTCCAGCCCGCAGGCAGATCGAGCGGCACCTCGAGCGGCTGGGGCGGCCAGCCGCAGGCCGATAGCTCGG
The sequence above is drawn from the Candidatus Kouleothrix ribensis genome and encodes:
- a CDS encoding LysR family transcriptional regulator — encoded protein: MDISKLRIFATVAKLGNFTRAAELLYLTQPTVSQQIAALEAQLGTPLIERLPRRLKLTAAGDALLPYAEQILALADAASEAARAAAGLADHTLRLGAGHTLATYLLPDLLGNYRTRHPGRVVRISVGNTTELLALVAADAVELALVGSPASHPKLTVTPFMHDRLVVIVAPDDPWAAREQVALAELRGRVLLTREPGSALHASVERLLGAATLSSDSVILLGETEAIKRSVEAGLGVALVQEIAVERELAAGNLRALALHGADDTRTYNYAHRAGRALSAAADGLVALLTSRAPG